TCCATTAGCTAACTGGACGGTTCCGGGACACGGCGCCGGCGGCGTCCCACCCGACACCGAGTCCAGCCCAGTGACTACACTTATCCGGTGGGTGGACACAACTCGTCCGTATGAGCGACGAGTCGTCCGACCACAAACAAAGCCGTCTGTTCACCACCGAGGACGGCGACTTCGACGAAGACCGGGCGAAGGCGGACGCGCTCCCCGTCGAGGACGGCGAGGTCGTCGACACCGGCGAGCTCGCGGACCACCAGCGCTACGTCGAGGAGCGGGGCATCTACGACGAGCGCAACCGGGTCAACGACCTCACCGGCCGGGAGTGGAAGTTCGCGACCAAATCCGTCATCCCCGAGCAGTACCCGCCCGCCATCCAGCACGACCTGCGGAGCGAACACGGCGGCCAGAAACCCCCCAGACTCTGTCTGGCACTCATCCAGCGGTTCAGCAAGGCCGGCGACCTCGTGCTCGACCCCTTCGCCGGCGTCGGCGGCACGCTGCTTGGGGCCTCGCTGGCCGAGTACGAGGGCACCGGTCGCCGCGACGCCGTCGGCTTCGAACGCACCGAGCGCTGGATAGATATCTACGAGACGGTCCTCGAACGCGAGAACGCCGACCGCGAGGCCCGCGGCGAGGGACCGCTGGCCGCCCAGGAGCTGCGCCACGGGGACTGTGCCGACCTGGTCGAAGACGTCGAGACCGACGGCGTCGACTTTCTTCTCACCGACGTCCCCTACTGGGACATGGACAAGGTCGAACAGACCCGCAACGAGGTCGAGACCCGCGACAGCAAGCTGGGCGATTTCGACGACGACGACCGCCAGACGAAAGCCGACTGGCTCGACGAGATGGAAGCGAAGTTCGCGCAGTTCCGCCGTGTCGTCACGCCCGACGGCTACGTGGCGGTCTTCATCGGCGATATGTACCGCGAGCAGTCCTACAACATGCTCTCGGCGGAGCTCGCCGACCGCATCGAGGCCGCCGGCTACACGCTGAAGGCGAATCTCGTCTGGTACGACCCCTCGAAGGACCTCCACGTCTACGGCTATCCGTTCTCCTTTGTCCCCTCGATGGTCCACCAGAACATCCTGGTCTTTCGCAACGACTGACACTGCCGGCTGTACGTTCGGAAAGATATTCGCCGTCGCGGGATGCCGAATGACGTCCGTTCGTTACAGCCGGCAGTACGAGCCCGCAGACGGCGTTTGGACCGGCTTACCGACGCCGGGACAGTGGTACCTGGCCGCGGGCGCTCCCCCAGTCGACGGCGACGCCCAGCGGTGGCACGAGGAGTAACCGCAGAATTACAAGGCAGAGACTGCCCGGGTGTGGGACCATGGCTGGGGACGACTACCGGATTCGCCCGTACCGACCGCGGGACCGGGCGGGTTTTCTCTCGCTGTACGAGACGGTCTGGGGCCACCGGAAGAGCCGCGACTGGTTCGAGTGGCGATTTCAGTCGAACCCCTATAGCGACCGCGTGGAGATGGTCGTCGCCGAAACCGACGACACTATGGTCGGCGTCGAACCGCTGTTGCCCTTTCGGCTCCGCGTCGGCGACCGACGCCTCGCCGCCTACCAGCCCGTCGACTGGCTCGTCCACCCTGACCACCGACGGCGGGGCCTGTTCACGCGGATGACCGAGCGGCTACTCGCACGGTACGCCGACGACGCGGCGCTCCTGTTCAACTTCCCGACCGACGCCTTGCTCTCCGGGCTCGAATCGTTCGACTGGCGCGTCGTCGGCGACCTTCCCACGAGCTACCGCGTCCAGAACCCCCGCCCGCTCGTGGCCGACGCCGTCGGTCCCAGGGCCGAAAAGGCACTCTCGCCTGCCATCCGGGTCGCCTCGGCGGCCACGAAACGCGGGCTCGCCCTCCTCGACCGCTACAACGTCCCCGCGACGGACTACACCGTCGAGGCCCACGACCGACTCCCGGTCGAGACAGTCGAACGGCTCTACGCTGGCACGGCACCGACCGCTATCCACGTCCCCCGGGACGAGCCCTACCTGGCCTGGCGGTTCGACAACCCCCACTGGGAGACGACGACCTACGTCGCCACCGCCGACGGCGACCCCGTCGGGAGCATCATCGCCGCGACCGAACGGCGCGACGACTGCACGACGGCGATGGTACTGGACTGCCAGCCGATGTGTGACGACCGCGCCGACGTCATCGAACCCCTCCTCGTCCGGTTCGTCCGCGACAACCGCGACGCCGACGTGCTGAAAGCGCCCGGCTGGTACGCCCCGCGACTCCGCCGCCGCTACGGCTTCTGGCACGACAGCGCCCTCGCCGTCTCGCGGTTCCCCACCATCTCCCGGGCCACCGTCCGCCCGCTGGTCGAGGACCTCGACGACGCCGACGCCTGGCTGCTCGACGGGCGCCGTCTCACCGACCGCGCGAGCTGGCGACTCACGCTCGCCGACCTCGATATCGAGTGAGGACCGCTCGGACGGTCGCCTGCACGACCACGCTCCCCGATGAGTGACACCAGATGCACACAAGCGACTGAACTCGAAGGCAACCACGGGGCCTGCCACTCGCAAGCCCCCCGATTAACCCGTGAAAGCGACAGTATCCACTGAATGCCCACACTCTCTATCGAGGACGGACGGCTCTGGTACGACGACCACGGACGCGGGCCGCCGCTGGTCTGTATTCACGGTGGCTGGCTGAACACCCACTCCTGGGACGAGCAGGTCGAGCGATTCGCAGACGAGTACCGGGTGGTGCGGTTCGACCTCCGTGGGCACGGCCGGACCGGCCCGACCGGGACGCGAGACTATTCCATCGACCTGTTCGTGGACGACCTCGAACGCCTCCTCGACCACCTCGATATCCACCGCCCGATTCTCTGTGGCCTGTCCGTCGGCGGCATGATAGCACAGTCCTACCTCGATAGACACCCAGACCGGGCGCGAGGCGCCGTCGTCGGCGGGCCGCTGCAGTCGATGCCCCCGGTCGACATCCCGCCGATGATGAAGCCCTTCCTCTCGCCGCTCCCGGCGATAACGGGGATGGCGTCGACGTTCGGCTCGACCGCGACGTTTCAGTCGCTGCTGGCCTCTATCAGGGCGATAACTGGCCGGCGGTGGCTGACGCTCGACCCCGCAGTCCGCTCGAAAGCGCTCGATGCGCTCGACGACGTCTCACCGGACGAGTACCGGAAGATATTCCGTGCGCTCTACGAGTTCGAACCGCCGAATCTGTCCCACATCGCGACGCCCGTGCTCGTCCTCTACGGGGCCCAGGAAGCGCCCATGGTCAAGCGCCAGGGCGAGCAACTCGCGACGACCGTTCCCCAGGGGCAGTTACGCGAGATACCAGACTCGGGGCACCTCATCAATCAGGACAACCCGTTGGCGTTCAACGAGGCCTGTGCGGCGTTTTTCGGGACCCTGGCGCCGTCGGTCGCTCACCCTCCGTGATTTTGGGGTGGCCGTGTGGCGACTGTGATTCGCGAAAAAGTAGTATGCCGCCTCCCGGACCTCAACTGGTGGTTTACATGCCGGTAACACAACCCCCCGTGTAGATGACGAGAAACGCAGATCGTCGAATCGAGAATCTGCAGGACCGCATCGAGCGGGCCGAGGAGATGAGTGGAGACGACCAGGACGTGCTGCAGGCCTTCGACAATAGGCTGGCCCTGCTCGGGAGCCAGTACGGCAAGGAACGCCGTGAGAAGCTGCTCAGGCACTGTGTGCGCATCGCCGAGGAAGTCGGTGGACTGGCCGACGCCCTCGACGACAAGCGAGCTGCCGAGGACATCGTCCGCTGGATTCACGACACCTACGACAACGAGGAGTCCAACCGGGACTACCGGGTCGCGCTGCGGATGTTCGGGAAGCACGTCAGCGACGGCGACGAGATTCCCGATAGTATCGCGTGGGTCTCGGCGACCACGTCGAAGGACTACAACCCGATGCCGAACCCGGCGAAGATGCTCTGGTGGGACGAGCACATCAAGCCCATGCTGAACGAGTGCCGACACGCCCGAGACAAGGCGCTCATCGCCGTCGCGTGGGACTCCGGGGCCCGGAGCGGGGAACTCCGAAACCTCACCGTCGGCGACGTTTCCGACCACAAATACGGTCTGCGTATCTCCGTCGACGGGAAGAAGGGCGAGCGATCGGTCATCCTGACGACCGCCGTTCCCCAACTCCAGCAGTGGCTGAACGTCCATCCGGGGAAGGACCAGCCGGACGCCCCGCTCTGGTCGAAACTGAGCAAGCCCGAAGATATCAGCTACCAGATGAAGCTCAAAATCCTCAAGAAGCACGCCCGGAAGGCTGGCGTGAACCACTGCGACGTGACTTTCACCCGGATGCGCAAGTCTTCCGCTTCCTATCTCGCTTCGGACGGCGTGAATCAGGCCCACATCGAGGACCATCATGGCTGGGACCGGGGTTCTGACGTTGCTTCCCGTTATGTTGCTGTCTTCGGCGACGCCAACGACCGCGCTATCGCGCAGGCCCACGGCGTCGACGTGGAAGAGGACGAATCCGACCCGATTGCTCCGGTCACCTGCCCCCGCTGCCGGAACGAGACGCCCCGCGACGAACCCACCTGTGTCTGGTGCAGTCAGGCGATGGACGCGGCGGCTGTCGAAGAACTGGAGCGGGAACAGGACGAGATTCGGTCGGAACTGCTGCAGATTGCCCACGACGACCCTGACTTCCTCGACAACCTCGACCGCGTCGAGCAATTCATCGAGCTCGGTGACGAGAACCCCGAACTCCTCCGTGAGGCCAGGGAGTTCGCCAGCCTCACCGAGAGCTGAAGCGGCCACCGGCTACACCTCCTCCTTCGCGCGCTCGATCTCGCTCTGTACGTCGTGTAGGGTCGGTTCGTCCCCGTATCGGATGAGTGCCCGCAGTGCCAGTGCGCGGACGAACTCGTCGTCCCCGTGCTTGATGATGCGGACGAGCGTGTCCCTGTTCTCCCGGACGAACTGGTCCCCGTCTGCGTTCTTCGCCGTCATTGAATCACCCCCTTCGGCGACAGTCCAAAATCAGTCGGCGTGTGGCTCTCGACGTGGAAGGAGACCTTCTTGTCCCGCAGGTCGCGCCCGCAGACCGGGCACTCGACGAGTCGAATCTTGTCGTGGCCGAACCGCTCGATCATCGGCCGACACCTCGCTCGGTGGGGTCGATTCGAGACGGTTCCTGTCGGCCAGCCGCTACAATCAGTCCATCGTGGTTGTTTTCCATAGTCCGGTGGAGAGCCGGTTAGGCCGGCGAAACCGGACCGGGAAGCCATCGTTCCCAAGCTCTAAGTATCTAGAGCTAGAAAGAACAGTTGGGAAGACACCTTCCCGGTCCACACACTTCAGAACGGACGGCCGAAGCTTGGTGAGCTTGATGCGGCCGTCCGTTCGCACTTTTCCACTTTCGAGAGTCATCTGTCTGAATCCTGTGAGTTGCTTGGGCGGTTTTTTCTGCGTGCTAGGTCCATATTCGGGGGTTTTACTTAGTACCTGTTGATTAATTAATAAGTTATTAACCTAGTTAATTACTAGTCGCCCACCCACGTTTTCGGTCTGGTTTTGTGCTGCACGTGTAGCCCATACAGGCTGGTCCCACTTAGTATATATCAGTGAATTGATGATTGATTCAATCATTGATTGACTAGGTTATTCATGTCTCTCGTCGGGGTGTGTCTGGGCCTCCTGTCGGAGTCGAGAAAGGGCGCGTTCGAGCTTCGGGATCGCTTCCGTGCGGTCGTAGTCCGGCCGTGTCAGTGTCCGAAGGGCCGGTTGGACGTGTTCGGTAGCGACCTGTGCGGCGAAGTCGTCCGAGACGGAGGCCTGTGGGTCCGCTGGTGGGTCGACTGAGAGCGTCGCGGCCGCAGCTGCCGCGCCGAGAAACTGGCGTCGGCTTGGGTCCTTCGTCGAGGCGATGCTTTCATTCCCGCGTGTATCGTCGGTTGACATGGGTTCTGGTCCCCAGAACCCGGTCCGCCTGCCCTTACAGGCGGACACTTTCCTGATTCAGTGTCCTCAGGACCGGGCTCTGATACCATCTCCTACACTGTGTAATGGTGAAAAGCGTTTCCCCATCTCCTTCATAGGTGATGGCTAAAGTACTGGTCCGTATTCACTATCTACATACGTGATGTCTTCGAAAGTACGGACCGTGCCGGGGAAAGACCGCGATGAGGAGTCAGGTGAGTACACCACAAGCTATGCTGACTCCGACTTCCTCGCTGCCATCTCCAAGCTAGACGGAATGGCTGGAACATCCGAAATAGCTCAAGAAGTAGGCTGTACCCGGCGAACTGCTTATACCCGTCTTTCTTCAATCGAGGAGAAGGGCGATGTGAGGAGTCGTCAGGTCGGAAACTCCCTCGTCTGGATTGTTGCCGATAATCTGGAGTAGATTAGTTCCTACGAGGAGCAAAGCCACCTCGGTTGTATACCTCTTCAAATGTTATTTTATTAGGGTGCTGTTCGAACAGTCTCTTACCTTCTTCTGGGTCTATATCGATCCAACGCCCAGGTGTGAATAGTGGCTCCGTGATTGTCTCACCAAATTCGTCCTCACAGACAATCTCGACCCAGAAATTGAACTCATAATGTTCGTTTCTGAATGCCTCACCCACCCCTGAAGTGAAATCACCGTAGGCCTGTCCTTCTGGCGCAGGAAAAGGGGGTCGACCAGAAAATTCTACACCTCTCTCACCACCACTGATAGCCCTCTCTTGGATTTTCTCGCCATCTTCACATCTCTGTATACTATGCTCTATCGATCGCGTATTGATTCTATCAGGGTCACGATCGTCGGAGAGCAAGTTACGTTCATCATCCTTTGGAAATTCTACCGTGGTACGCAAGCGCATATTCTTCGCTACGCCTTTGCCATAGTTTGACACATATGCGCTTATTTCATTACCATCTTTGTCACAATCGCCGACTTCTATCAATGGCTCTTGTTCAAGCCTGAGAACTTTGTGCTGCTGATGATACAATCCAACCAGTAATGCGCTCAGAATCAGAGAACCTATAGCGCCAATGACTTCTCCCCACTTTAGCAACCAACCGAAAATGTACCCCTGCAATAACATCGGTATCATACTAATTGGGACAAATTTCACTCCCCGATAGCTTCCTCTACAATCTCGATTTCCTCGTCGGTCAGCCCATACAGCTCGTAGACGATGTCGTCGATGAGGTCGTCCGTCCGCGCAATTTTCTCTTCAAGCTCTTCGGCCCGTTCCTTCGTTCCGACGTAACTCTCTAGCCCGTCCCGAACCTCGTCGACGGCGGGCAGCGTGAGCTTCCGCAGCCGGTCGACCAGCGAGTTCGTTTTCGTCGCGGTCTCGCGGAAGCCTGCGAACCCACCGGCCTCGTCGACGGCGACTGGGACGAACGCCTCGATCAGGTCGGCCTCCGTCTCGGTGAGATCCGTAATCCGCAGTGCCGGCAGCGGGTCAGTCTCCGTGTATCCCCACTGGTCGGTCTCGTAGGCGTCCTCGTCGTCGGGCTTGTAGCGGGCTGTGAGTCGGATCTCGACGGTGGTACCTGATTCACGGATCACAGTGACCTCGCCGATACGGAGATTCGGTTTCTGTTCGGTGGTTTCTTGCAGGATGGAATCTGCCGAGCCTTCAGGGGGCTGGGTGAGACCGACATCGGCGAGTGTTGGGCCGTCGGAGTAGGTTCCGAGATGGTCACGCAAAGACAAGTTCAGTTCACCGAGCGACTGTTTTCTAGATTTAATAGTTTCAGCTAAATAGATAAGTGAATGATATTGACCCTTCTCATCAGTAGGGACTTGTTCACTATTGGAGTCATATTCCGCCTGAGGGCTGTTTAGTGTATCTGAACTAATCTCTTTGACTGGAAGTTGGCGGATATCTTCCGGATACACATCAGTATAACTACCCTGTAGCGAACCAGTGGCTAGGAAATTACTGAAATAGTATCCCACGAGGGCAGAGTTAGCTATCGCATTAAGATACCGAATATCGTACTCATTTGCATCTTCAGTAGCTTCGTAATCAGCAGGTCCACGATGTTCTTCCATTTCTGGAGACCAATTAACTGCATGAGCAGCACGCTGTGCTGTGTAATACTTATCGTAGTCAAAGCACGAAATCAGCCTATTATTTTCCCCACTTATACGCCTGAAAATCACTTTTGGATTTTCAAATAACTCTGGATATTTCGGCCGATGGAAATGTGACTGTTTGGACTCATAATCAATGTATCTACCTTTCCACTCTAAGGCATATCGCTGGATATCCCCACCTTCCAAATATGGCTTAAAGCCGTCTCCCTCTTTCGAGTCATGCAGCACATCTTCTTTGTCAAAATCCAGTTCACTGTGACTTCCACTGTGAGCTACAACACCGGGATTAACACAACAAATAGATCCTAAAGAGACTGATATACGTTCTATTGCGTTTTTCAATTCAAGATCTTCTGGCGAAAGATTGACTCTGAATGCAGAATGCTTGTACTCAGTAAAAGTATCCTGATCCAATGCAAACAGCTGATTATATGATAAATCCGAGTAGCCAACAATCTGAGTCTCTTCATCTGAGGTCGATTTCGAAACTGTGTAAATAACACACTGTCTGTCCACACCAGTAAATACTTCTAACTCCCCAAAATCTACTAATCTTACAATATGTGTGTTTTCTATGAAATAATTCCGGAGGGCACGAGCATATTTTTCAGTCTTTAGTGAGCTTGGGGTGATGAATGAATGATTACCTCCATATCTGGTAAGCTCTGTTGCTCTGTAGCAGAAGAGAATGTACAGATCCCAGTGTCCCACAGCAGGCTCAGGATACATATTCTCGTATGTTCGCGGTGAAATGGAGTGGTTCTCTGTTAATTCCCAATTTGACACATACGGCGGATTCCCAACCACCGCATCAAACCCAGCCCCACCTAGTCGCTCCCCATCCTCTCCGAAGAACACTTCGGGAAACTCCAGTTCCCAGTGGAAGAAGTCCTCCTCGTCGGCCATCGCCTGCGCACTCGTGAACCAGTCTTCACCCTGTATCTCGGCCCACTCGTCGCTATCTTCGATAGCGCCGGCCATCTCCTCGTAGACGCCTTCGGGCACGTCCAGCCCGAACGCCTCGGCGGTGTGGACGTTGGCGATTTCGAAGAGCCGCTGATACAGCGGGTCCTCGCGTATCTCCTCGTATATCTCCTCCATCGACTTGATGTCCGCCAGGTCGTCGTTGTCGATGGCCAGCAAGTCCTCCATGAGGTCCATCACGTGCTCCAGTGTCTGCTGGCGAGCGCGGGCGAACGCCTGCGTGAGCGTCAACTGACCACCGTTCTCCTCGGTATCGTCGCTCAGTACCTCCGAAATATCCGACCCCACCAGTGAGTTCCCGGCCTTCAGGTGGTGGTCAAGGAATGCCAGCGGCTTGTCCGCAGCCAGCGTCTCCAGCCACATCGACAGTTTCCCCAGCTCGACGGCCATGCCGTTGACGTCGACGCCGTAGATGCACTCTTTCGCTATTGTCCGGCGGAGTTCCTGCTCGTCGTAGGACTGTATCTCCTGCTCGCGGACGACTTCCATCACCTGCTCGGTTAGATACCCCGTCGCGCTGGTGAGGAAGTGTGCCGATCCCATCGCCGGGTCCAGAATCTTCAGGTCCAGCACTTCCTGCCAGAACCGACGGAAGTACTCGGTATCACTCGGTTCCAGGCCGTCGGCTTCCAGGTCGGCTTTGATGTCGTCTAGCAGCGGGTCGACTGTCTCCTCGACGATGTAGCTCACCACGTAGTCCGGGGTGTAGTACGCACCCGTGGCCTTCCGCTCGCCGTCGTCGTTGACGACGTACAGTTCCCCTTTCTCGACCGTCTCGACGGCGTCGGCCACGCTCACCTCCGTCCCGGGCTTCCAGACCTGCCCTCCATCCTCGGCGACCGCGGCGTAGGGCTCCGACGCGATGCGGAATTCGTGTTCGAGCAGTCCCTCGTAGATGCTTCCAAGGTGGCGCGTGTCCAGGTCGGCGTAGTCGGCCAGCACTGGGTTCCC
This sequence is a window from Haloarcula salinisoli. Protein-coding genes within it:
- a CDS encoding GNAT family N-acetyltransferase, producing MAGDDYRIRPYRPRDRAGFLSLYETVWGHRKSRDWFEWRFQSNPYSDRVEMVVAETDDTMVGVEPLLPFRLRVGDRRLAAYQPVDWLVHPDHRRRGLFTRMTERLLARYADDAALLFNFPTDALLSGLESFDWRVVGDLPTSYRVQNPRPLVADAVGPRAEKALSPAIRVASAATKRGLALLDRYNVPATDYTVEAHDRLPVETVERLYAGTAPTAIHVPRDEPYLAWRFDNPHWETTTYVATADGDPVGSIIAATERRDDCTTAMVLDCQPMCDDRADVIEPLLVRFVRDNRDADVLKAPGWYAPRLRRRYGFWHDSALAVSRFPTISRATVRPLVEDLDDADAWLLDGRRLTDRASWRLTLADLDIE
- a CDS encoding DNA methyltransferase, translating into MSDESSDHKQSRLFTTEDGDFDEDRAKADALPVEDGEVVDTGELADHQRYVEERGIYDERNRVNDLTGREWKFATKSVIPEQYPPAIQHDLRSEHGGQKPPRLCLALIQRFSKAGDLVLDPFAGVGGTLLGASLAEYEGTGRRDAVGFERTERWIDIYETVLERENADREARGEGPLAAQELRHGDCADLVEDVETDGVDFLLTDVPYWDMDKVEQTRNEVETRDSKLGDFDDDDRQTKADWLDEMEAKFAQFRRVVTPDGYVAVFIGDMYREQSYNMLSAELADRIEAAGYTLKANLVWYDPSKDLHVYGYPFSFVPSMVHQNILVFRND
- a CDS encoding alpha/beta fold hydrolase, with translation MPTLSIEDGRLWYDDHGRGPPLVCIHGGWLNTHSWDEQVERFADEYRVVRFDLRGHGRTGPTGTRDYSIDLFVDDLERLLDHLDIHRPILCGLSVGGMIAQSYLDRHPDRARGAVVGGPLQSMPPVDIPPMMKPFLSPLPAITGMASTFGSTATFQSLLASIRAITGRRWLTLDPAVRSKALDALDDVSPDEYRKIFRALYEFEPPNLSHIATPVLVLYGAQEAPMVKRQGEQLATTVPQGQLREIPDSGHLINQDNPLAFNEACAAFFGTLAPSVAHPP
- a CDS encoding twin-arginine translocation signal domain-containing protein produces the protein MSTDDTRGNESIASTKDPSRRQFLGAAAAAATLSVDPPADPQASVSDDFAAQVATEHVQPALRTLTRPDYDRTEAIPKLERALSRLRQEAQTHPDERHE
- a CDS encoding Eco57I restriction-modification methylase domain-containing protein, with amino-acid sequence MSQATLSSTPYRNSSLFSGYYLDERIDDLEEWECDDEAEEAFEALQHLWDLEGELVSSYNEDELLDSWIDEVLDVLGFGTLSETTLPDSGGYNDRLLFESDEKRRDAAKRKRDGETEAMYGLASAVLEAKQWDADFTKRFNEQRSYRDASHQIKYYLEHTPERLKWGILTDGKKWRLYGTKDYATEIYYEVDLPELLESGDLEQFKYFYTFFRPAAFREVAGTSFLDTVWNESETAAQELGEDLQDNVFTALRILGEGFIHTNDLDIDPDDEDAREELKEQSLVLLYRLMFVLYAESRGLIHPDDPEAQAEFEEHFSLDQIRLEIHEDITSGDSYDDYSGYATQIWGQLEDLFGLVDEGKEKLGIPPYNGGLFDEETHEFLAENEVADRYIAEVIHRLGTTEGEDGNPVLADYADLDTRHLGSIYEGLLEHEFRIASEPYAAVAEDGGQVWKPGTEVSVADAVETVEKGELYVVNDDGERKATGAYYTPDYVVSYIVEETVDPLLDDIKADLEADGLEPSDTEYFRRFWQEVLDLKILDPAMGSAHFLTSATGYLTEQVMEVVREQEIQSYDEQELRRTIAKECIYGVDVNGMAVELGKLSMWLETLAADKPLAFLDHHLKAGNSLVGSDISEVLSDDTEENGGQLTLTQAFARARQQTLEHVMDLMEDLLAIDNDDLADIKSMEEIYEEIREDPLYQRLFEIANVHTAEAFGLDVPEGVYEEMAGAIEDSDEWAEIQGEDWFTSAQAMADEEDFFHWELEFPEVFFGEDGERLGGAGFDAVVGNPPYVSNWELTENHSISPRTYENMYPEPAVGHWDLYILFCYRATELTRYGGNHSFITPSSLKTEKYARALRNYFIENTHIVRLVDFGELEVFTGVDRQCVIYTVSKSTSDEETQIVGYSDLSYNQLFALDQDTFTEYKHSAFRVNLSPEDLELKNAIERISVSLGSICCVNPGVVAHSGSHSELDFDKEDVLHDSKEGDGFKPYLEGGDIQRYALEWKGRYIDYESKQSHFHRPKYPELFENPKVIFRRISGENNRLISCFDYDKYYTAQRAAHAVNWSPEMEEHRGPADYEATEDANEYDIRYLNAIANSALVGYYFSNFLATGSLQGSYTDVYPEDIRQLPVKEISSDTLNSPQAEYDSNSEQVPTDEKGQYHSLIYLAETIKSRKQSLGELNLSLRDHLGTYSDGPTLADVGLTQPPEGSADSILQETTEQKPNLRIGEVTVIRESGTTVEIRLTARYKPDDEDAYETDQWGYTETDPLPALRITDLTETEADLIEAFVPVAVDEAGGFAGFRETATKTNSLVDRLRKLTLPAVDEVRDGLESYVGTKERAEELEEKIARTDDLIDDIVYELYGLTDEEIEIVEEAIGE
- a CDS encoding HTH domain-containing protein, translating into MSSKVRTVPGKDRDEESGEYTTSYADSDFLAAISKLDGMAGTSEIAQEVGCTRRTAYTRLSSIEEKGDVRSRQVGNSLVWIVADNLE
- a CDS encoding site-specific integrase codes for the protein MTRNADRRIENLQDRIERAEEMSGDDQDVLQAFDNRLALLGSQYGKERREKLLRHCVRIAEEVGGLADALDDKRAAEDIVRWIHDTYDNEESNRDYRVALRMFGKHVSDGDEIPDSIAWVSATTSKDYNPMPNPAKMLWWDEHIKPMLNECRHARDKALIAVAWDSGARSGELRNLTVGDVSDHKYGLRISVDGKKGERSVILTTAVPQLQQWLNVHPGKDQPDAPLWSKLSKPEDISYQMKLKILKKHARKAGVNHCDVTFTRMRKSSASYLASDGVNQAHIEDHHGWDRGSDVASRYVAVFGDANDRAIAQAHGVDVEEDESDPIAPVTCPRCRNETPRDEPTCVWCSQAMDAAAVEELEREQDEIRSELLQIAHDDPDFLDNLDRVEQFIELGDENPELLREAREFASLTES